The following proteins are co-located in the Vigna unguiculata cultivar IT97K-499-35 chromosome 9, ASM411807v1, whole genome shotgun sequence genome:
- the LOC114163488 gene encoding uncharacterized protein LOC114163488, translating to MSIPSHAIEKEDETKPLWRYVTKLRKTPGGGNNMIKCSFYDLSFNGSYTRVRSHLLKITGAGVRICPNVTTSKLVEFRRLDNEATLKIENSKKKKVSLPSVSNEGKQMNSSVNPKHKGPLEASFNIQARDTLDYEIARMFYSAGLPFHLAKNPHFRSAFSYAASTSNLSGYVPPTYNKLRGPLLVKERSHVENLLQPIRDSWNDKGVTIVCDGWTDPQRRSLINFMAVNESGPMFLKSIDGSGEIKDKDFIAKHMRDVIMEVGSKNVVQIITDNAAVCKAAGMLIEAEFPSIYWTPCVVHTLNLALKNICAAKNCERNSDTYKECFWITQIADDATFIKNFIVGHSMRLSMFNTSNSFRLLSVASTRFASTIIMLKRFQRLKKGLQEMVISDDWSSYKEDNVDSAQCVKETLLNDNWWMKVDYILAFTAPIYDVLRKTDTDMATLHLVYEMWDSMIENVRKIIYQHERKTEVEHSSFFEVVNSILIDRWTKSKLGDFADEDSLRDRGKMDAKSWWIIHGSHAPILQNIALKLLGQPCSSSCCERNWSTYSFIHSLKRNKMTPKRAEDLVFVHSNLRLLSRNSSKYKEKETSLWDIAGDDFSMDDNEILDIVSLSLDEPELEVVFFDED from the exons ATGAGTATACCTAGTCATGCCAtcgaaaaagaagatgaaacgaAACCTTTGTGGAGATATGTTACAAAGTTAAGAAAAACTCCTGGTGGTGgaaataatatgattaaatgCAGTTTCTATGATTTATCATTCAATGGATCTTACACTCGAGTAAGATCTCATTTGCTAAAAATTACGGGAGCAGGAGTTAGAATTTGTCCAAACGTGACTACATCAAAACTTGTTGAGTTTAGAAGATTAGACAATGAAGCAacattgaaaatagaaaattcaaagaagaaaaaggtctCTCTACCATCTGTATCTAATGAAGGAAAGCAGATGAATAGCAGTGTTAATCCAAAACACAAAGGTCCTTTAGAAGCTTCTTTCAATATCCAAGCTAGAGATACTCTTGATTATGAAATTGCAAGGATGTTTTATTCTGCAGGACTACCATTTCATCTAGCAAAAAATCCTCACTTCAGGAGCGCATTTTCTTATGCTGCCAGTACTTCTAATCTTAGTGGATATGTACCACcaacatataataaattgagAGGTCCTTTACTTGTAAAAGAAAGAAGTCACGTAGAAAATCTTCTACAACCCataagagattcatggaatgaTAAAGGTGTGACAATTGTTTGTGATGGGTGGACTGATCCTCAAAGAAGatcacttataaattttatggctGTCAATGAGAGTGGTCCAATGTTTTTAAAGTCAATAGATGGATCTGGTGAGATAAAGGACAAAGATTTTATTGCTAAACACATGAGAGATGTAATTATGGAGGTTGGATCAAAAAATGTGGTACAAATTATAACTGATAATGCAGCTGTATGTAAGGCAGCAGGTATGCTTATAGAAGCAGAATTTCCTTCAATCTACTGGACTCCTTGTGTAGTGCATACATTGAATCTtgcattgaaaaatatttgtgcaGCAAAAAATTGTGAAAGAAATAGTGATACTTATAAAGAATGTTTTTGGATCACACAAATTGCTGATGATGCTACATTTATCAAAAACTTTATTGTGGGGCACTCTATGAGATTGTCAATGTTCAATACCTCCAACTCATTCAGGTTGCTTTCTGTTGCTTCTACAAGATTTGCTTCAACCATTATCATGCTCAAAAGGTTTCAACGTTTGAAGAAAGGACTTCAAGAGATGGTTATTAGTGATGATTGGTCTTCTTATAAAGAGGACAATGTGGACAGTgcacaatgtgtgaaagaaacTTTATTGAATGATAATTGGTGGATGAAGGTTGACTACATACTTGCTTTTACTGCTCCTATTTATGATGTTCTCAGAAAAACAGATACAGATATGGCTACTCTTCACTTGGTATATGAAATGTGGGACTCAATGATTGAAAATGTTAGAAAGATCATATACCAACATGAAAGGAAGACAGAAGTTGAACATTCATCCTTTTTTGAGGTGGTAAATTCAATATTGATTGATCGTTGGACTAAAA GTAAATTGGGAGATTTTGCAGATGAGGACTCTTTAAGGGATAGAGGCAAAATGGATGCAAAGTCATGGTGGATTATTCATGGATCTCATGCACCAATACTTCAAAATATAGCTCTTAAGCTACTTGGACAACCATGTTCTTCTTCTTGCTGTGAAAGAAATTGGAGCACCTACTCTTTTATACattctttaaaaagaaataagatgaCACCTAAAAGGGCGGAAGATTTAGTATTTGTCCACAGTAATCTTCGTCTTCTTTCAAGAAACTCTTCAAAATACAAGGAAAAGGAAACTAGCCTGTGGGATATTGCTGGAGATGATTTTTCAATGGATGATAATGAAATTCTTGATATTGTTAGCCTATCTCTCGATGAACCAGAATTAGAAGTTGTATTTTTTGATGAAGATTAA